Below is a genomic region from Desulfatiglans sp..
GATTCGGATATACCTTTGACGATCTTATCCTTATCCCGGATGAATCCAGCGTACTGCCTGATCAGGTTGATGTGAGGACCAGGCTATCTAAAAATATAACACTCAATATACCACTGGTAAGCGCTGCCATGGACACGGTAACAGAATCGGATACCGCCATTACCATGGCAAGGCAGGGGGGCATGGGTTTTATACATAAAAATATGAGCATTGAGCGCCAGGCCATTGAGGTGGAAAAGGTTAAAAAATCAGAGAGCGGGATGATTGTTAACCCTATTACAATAGAACCTGACAGGAAGATATATGAAGTCCTTGAGATAATGAACCAGTATAAGATATCAGGCGTCCCTGTTGTAAAGCATGGCAATCTGGTAGGTATCATTACAAACAGGGACTTAAGGTTTGCAGTGGACATGAATGCAAATGTATCTGACGTGATGACCAAGGATAATCTTGCTACAGCAAAGGTGGGGATTACCCTTGAGGAATCAAAGGCCATTTTACACGAAAGACGCATAGAAAAACTTCTTGTTGTTGATGATTCAGGCAAACTTCAGGGGCTTATAACCATTAAGGATATAGAGAAGATCAAGAAATACCCCAATTCATGCAAGGATAAACTGGGAAGGCTTCGGGTAGGGGCTGCTGTGGGCGTAGGGCCTGATATGCCTGACAGGGTGCAGAAACTCATTGAGGCGGATGTTGATGCCATTGTTGTTGATACTGCCCACGGCCATTCAATGAATGTTCTTAAGACTATAGAGAAGATAAAACAGAGATGGAGCAGCCTTGAACTGATAGCCGGAAATGTGGCAACACCTGAGGGCACAAAGGCGCTCATAGATCACGGGGTTGATGCGGTTAAGATTGGTGTGGGGCCTGGCTCCATATGTACAACAAGAATAGTCGCTGGCGTTGGCGTACCCCAGATGACAGCCATTATGGAATGTACCGAAGAGGCTGCAAAATATGATATACCGATTATCGCTGATGGCGGTGTTAAATATTCCGGCGATATTACAAAGGCCATTGCAGGCGGGGCCGATACTATCATGATAGGGAGCCTCTTTGGAGGCACTGAAGAGAGCCCCGGTGAAACAATATTGTTTCAGGGCAGAACCTACAAGGTTTACAGGGGCATGGGCTCAATCGAGGCCATGAAGGAGGGAAGCAAAGACCGCTATTTCCAGGCTGATGTAAAGACAGAGAACAAACTTGTGCCTGAAGGCGTAGTGGGCAGGGTGCCATACAGGGGGCCACTCTCTGCCGTGATCTACCAGCTTATAGGGGGGGTAAGGTCAGGCATGGGATACCTCGGGTGTAAAGATATAAAGACCCTCCAGGAAAAGGCCAGATTCATGCAGGTCACAACTGCCGGGTTGAGAGAGGCGCATGTGCATGATGTTGATATTATTAAAGAGGCCCCGAACTACAGGGTAGAGTTATGAGCAACGGGATCTATGAAAATAAGGTACTGATACTTGACTTTGGTTCACAGTATACTCAGTTAATAGCGAGAAGGGTAAGGGAGGCGCAGGTCTACTGCGAGATCCACCCCTTTAACCTTTCCATAGAAAAGATAAAGGAGTTTGCTCCAAAGGGGATAATCATGTCTGGCGGGCCGGCAGATGTCTTTGCACAGGATGCCCCCCTTTCCGATAAAAAGATAATAGTGCTTGGTATCCCCATTCTTGGTATCTGTTATGGCATGCAGTTTATGACTCAGGTGCTTGGCGGTGTGGTCGGCAGGGCAGAGACAAGGGAATACGGCAATGCCATGATAAAGATCCTGGATGATTCAGACCTGTTTCACTCCTTTGAAAAAGAGAGGGATGAAAAGGTCTGGATGAGTCATGGGAACCGTATTGATGTGGTGCCAGAGGGTTTCAGGGCGATTGCCAGCAGCCAGAGCAGCCCGGTAGCGGCAATGGCAGACTCAAAAAGGAGGCTCTTTGGGGTACAGTTTCACCCTGAGGTTGCCCATACCCCAAACGGGCTCAAAATCCTGAATAATTTTCTCTTCAGGATATGCGGGTGCAAACCATCATGGACAATGGAGTCCTTTGTTAAGCAGACAGTGAAGATACTTCAGGATAAGATTGGTAATGAACGTGTTGTATGCGGCCTGTCCGGTGGGGTTGATTCTACTGTTACTGCTGTTCTTTTAAACAGGGCAATAGGCGACAGGCTGATATGCATATTTGTGGATAATGGGCTTTTAAGGAAGAATGAAAGCAGCGAGGTTATGGACCTCTTTAAGGACAGGTATAATATGAACATCAACCTTGTTGATGCCTCTGAGCTGTTTCTAACCAAACTTGATGGTGTTACAGACCCTGAAAAAAAGAGAAAGATCATAGGCCATGAATTTATTTCTGTATTTGAAAAAAAGGCAAGGGAGCTTGGCAACATAAAGTACCTGGCGCAGGGTACACTGTACCCGGATGTAATAGAGAGCGTTTCATTCAAGGGGCCATCCGCCACAATCAAGAGCCATCACAATGTAGGGGGACTCCCTGATAAGATGAACATGTCACTTGTTGAACCTTTAAGAGAGCTTTTCAAGGATGAGGTGCGCCTTTTAGGCAGGGAGCTTGGTCTACCCGGTGAGCTTGTTCTAAGGCAGCCTTTTCCAGGGCCAGGTCTTGCTGTAAGGGTATTGGGCGAAATCACAAAGGAGAGGCTTGATATCCTGCGCGAAGCAGATGCCATAGTAATAGAAGAGATCAGGTCAGCGGGCCTGTATGAAAAGGTGTGGCAGTCATTTGCAGTGCTCCTGCCTGTAAAGACTGTTGGTGTTATGGGTGATGAGAGGACATATGAAAATGTTATTGCGGTCAGGGTGGTGGACAGCCTTGACGCCATGACGGCCGACTGGACGCGTATGCCCTATGATGTTCTTGAAAAGATTTCCAACCGGATAATAAACAGTGTGCGTGGAGTAAACAGGGTTGTATATGATATCTCCTCAAAACCCCCAAGCACGATAGAGTGGGAGTAGATTTATTTAGAGACATACTGGATAAGCCGTATTTACTATTATATGCATTTCAAAGTGTTTTGTTTCTTATGGTGGAAATCTTCCATCAGGTTTTAACAGTTAAGCCTTTGGAGCATTATGGGTAATAAAAAAGACAAACCCGCGGTTGTTGGGGGCAATGATGACCTGGCTCAGCCTAATGCTCTTGCAGGGGTGAAAGACCTTCTTAAAGAGTGCAAAAAGGAGCTTTTTGATAGCAGGGAAAGGCTCAACAGGGTCATGGCCATAAAAAACGAGGGGATCTGGGACTGGAATCTTAAAAGCAATCTGACCTCCTTTGATGACATCTATTATAGTATGGCAGGATATGAACCACAGGGATTTCCGCAGGACTTTAATTCCTGGAAAGAGCGTGTTCACCCTGATGATCAGCCTTTAGCTGAGAGCGCCATAAATGGCTACCTGTCAGGGCAATCAGAGATGTTTGATGTTGAATTCCGTTTCAGGCGTAAAGATGACTCCTGGATGTGGATACAGGGGCTGGGTAAGATTGTTGAATGGGATGAAAAGGGAAATCCTGTTCGCATGATGGGCACACATACAGATATTACAAGACGCAGGATTGCAGAGGATGCACTCAGGGATAGTGAAAAAAAACATCGCCAACTCTTTGAAACAATGTCATCAGGCGTAATTTATCAGGATATTGAAGGCCATATAACATCAGCCAACCCTGCTGCAGAAAAAATTCTCGGGCTAAACTTTGAAAATATGAGAGGGAGAACATCAAAAGACCCAAGGTGGAGAATGATTTCTGAAGAGGGCGCCTGTGTGCCAGATCTGGAGCACCCAGCTATGATAGCGCTTGCAACAGGAAAGAGGGTAGGGCCTGTGATAAGGGGGGTGTATATCCCTGAAAAGGGTCAGTATATATGGATTTATATAACCGCTATTCCAGTATATCAGCCTGAAGAAACAAAACCATCTCAGGTTTATGCCATATTTGATGACATAACTCAAAGAAAACGCGATCAAGATGCCCTGAAGGATGGCCGGAAGCGGATGGCCGGTATTCTTCAGGGTACCAATGCCGGCACCTGGGAATGGAATGTGCAGACAGGTGAGATCATCTACAACGAACGATGGGCAGAGATAATAGGTTATACACTTGAAGAAATATCCCCAGTTTCCACCAAGACATTTGAGATGTTCTGTAACCCTGATGACCTGAAGGCAGCAAACATCAAGCTTAAAAGACATTTTAACAGAGAGATAGATTATTATGAGTCTGAATCAAGAATGATGCATAAAGATGGCCACTGGGTCTGGGTTGTTGACAGGGGAAAGGTTGTAACATGGTCGAATGATGGTGAACCCCTGATGATGATGGGTACTCATCAGGATATTACTGAAAAAAAACTGGCAGAGGAACATATCGCTCTTCTCGCACAGATGGTTGATATAGCCCCTGGTGCAATAACTGTACATGATTTTAATGGGAACACCTTTTATGCAAATCAGCGCGCATTTGAGATGCACGGTTATACAAAAGAAGAATTGATGGTACTCAATCTAAAAGATATCGAAACCCCGGAAAGTGCCGAATTGATTAAACCCCGAATGAAAGTGGTCATTGATAAAGGGGAGACAAGTTTTGAGGTGATGCATCGTCGCAAGGATGGAACCACATTTCCCGGGCACGTACACATAAAAAAGATAGAATGGGAAGGTAAACCGGCCATCCTGAGCATCACCCTTGACCTGACAGAAAAAAAAGAGGCTGAAGAAAGGCATGATAAACTACAGGCACAGTTCAATCAGGCCCAGAAAATGGAATCTGTTGGCAGGCTTGCAGGCGGAGTTGCACATGACTTTAACAATATGCTTAATGTTATTATGGGGCATGCAGAGCTGACCTTGATTCAAATAAAACCTGAAGACCCCTTACATGAAAGTATTGAAGAGATAATGAAAGCGGCAAAACGCTCAGCAGACCTTACCCGGCAATTGCTGGCCTTTGCCCGCAAGCAGACTATTTCGCCAAGGGTGATTGATCTGAACAGCACAATAGAGGGTACACTCAAGATGTTGAGGAGAATTATCGGGGAGGATATTGAGCTGATATGGAAGCCTGAAAATAACCTGTGGCCAGTAATGATAGACCCTTCACAGATGGATCAGATTCTGGCTAATCTCTGCGTGAATGCCCGTGATGCGATAAATTCAGGAGGAAAAATAATTATTGAGACTGACAAAGTTTTTTTTGATGAGGACTACTGTATCATTCATGATGGGTTACCCCCAGGTAAATATGTGCTTTTTTCAGTAAGTGACAATGGGTGCGGCATGAATCAAGAAACAATGTCTCACCTGTTTGAACCATTTTTTACAACAAAAAAAACAGGCGCTGGTACAGGACTTGGGCTTGCCACTGTTTACGGGGCAGTAAAACAGAATAATGGTTACATAAACGTATACAGTGAACCTAGTGTTGGCACAACAGTAAGGATCTATTTGCCCGGTATTGCGGATAAAGATATGAGTGAGGCAAGGGAGAATATATCTGAGCCGGTTACAGGCGGTAATGAGGTGATCCTGCTGGTAGAAGATGAGCCTGCCATATTAAGGCTCACTAGGCGGATGCTTGAGGGAATGGGTTATACTGTTATTTCGGCAGGAAGCCCGGGCGAGGCAATATCAGTTGCACGAGGATATCCTGGAAATATTGATTTGCTCATAACTGATGTTGTAATGCCAGAGATGAACGGGCGTGAGCTAGCAAAGAATATTCTCTCATTGTATCCTGACATAAAAAGATTATACATGTCCGGTTATACAGCCGATGTAATTGCATACCACGGTGTGTTGGATGAGGGTGTACATTTCATACAGAAGCCTTTTATGATAAAGGATTTTGCAGCAAAAATAAGGGAGATACTTCTAAAAAAGCAGTAGAGACAGGTTTTAAACCTGTCGCGATACAGCAGTGCTGGGTTTAAAAATAATTGGTGTT
It encodes:
- the guaA gene encoding glutamine-hydrolyzing GMP synthase; the protein is MSNGIYENKVLILDFGSQYTQLIARRVREAQVYCEIHPFNLSIEKIKEFAPKGIIMSGGPADVFAQDAPLSDKKIIVLGIPILGICYGMQFMTQVLGGVVGRAETREYGNAMIKILDDSDLFHSFEKERDEKVWMSHGNRIDVVPEGFRAIASSQSSPVAAMADSKRRLFGVQFHPEVAHTPNGLKILNNFLFRICGCKPSWTMESFVKQTVKILQDKIGNERVVCGLSGGVDSTVTAVLLNRAIGDRLICIFVDNGLLRKNESSEVMDLFKDRYNMNINLVDASELFLTKLDGVTDPEKKRKIIGHEFISVFEKKARELGNIKYLAQGTLYPDVIESVSFKGPSATIKSHHNVGGLPDKMNMSLVEPLRELFKDEVRLLGRELGLPGELVLRQPFPGPGLAVRVLGEITKERLDILREADAIVIEEIRSAGLYEKVWQSFAVLLPVKTVGVMGDERTYENVIAVRVVDSLDAMTADWTRMPYDVLEKISNRIINSVRGVNRVVYDISSKPPSTIEWE
- a CDS encoding PAS domain S-box protein, with amino-acid sequence MGNKKDKPAVVGGNDDLAQPNALAGVKDLLKECKKELFDSRERLNRVMAIKNEGIWDWNLKSNLTSFDDIYYSMAGYEPQGFPQDFNSWKERVHPDDQPLAESAINGYLSGQSEMFDVEFRFRRKDDSWMWIQGLGKIVEWDEKGNPVRMMGTHTDITRRRIAEDALRDSEKKHRQLFETMSSGVIYQDIEGHITSANPAAEKILGLNFENMRGRTSKDPRWRMISEEGACVPDLEHPAMIALATGKRVGPVIRGVYIPEKGQYIWIYITAIPVYQPEETKPSQVYAIFDDITQRKRDQDALKDGRKRMAGILQGTNAGTWEWNVQTGEIIYNERWAEIIGYTLEEISPVSTKTFEMFCNPDDLKAANIKLKRHFNREIDYYESESRMMHKDGHWVWVVDRGKVVTWSNDGEPLMMMGTHQDITEKKLAEEHIALLAQMVDIAPGAITVHDFNGNTFYANQRAFEMHGYTKEELMVLNLKDIETPESAELIKPRMKVVIDKGETSFEVMHRRKDGTTFPGHVHIKKIEWEGKPAILSITLDLTEKKEAEERHDKLQAQFNQAQKMESVGRLAGGVAHDFNNMLNVIMGHAELTLIQIKPEDPLHESIEEIMKAAKRSADLTRQLLAFARKQTISPRVIDLNSTIEGTLKMLRRIIGEDIELIWKPENNLWPVMIDPSQMDQILANLCVNARDAINSGGKIIIETDKVFFDEDYCIIHDGLPPGKYVLFSVSDNGCGMNQETMSHLFEPFFTTKKTGAGTGLGLATVYGAVKQNNGYINVYSEPSVGTTVRIYLPGIADKDMSEARENISEPVTGGNEVILLVEDEPAILRLTRRMLEGMGYTVISAGSPGEAISVARGYPGNIDLLITDVVMPEMNGRELAKNILSLYPDIKRLYMSGYTADVIAYHGVLDEGVHFIQKPFMIKDFAAKIREILLKKQ
- the guaB gene encoding IMP dehydrogenase, which encodes MNKTNKIRFGYTFDDLILIPDESSVLPDQVDVRTRLSKNITLNIPLVSAAMDTVTESDTAITMARQGGMGFIHKNMSIERQAIEVEKVKKSESGMIVNPITIEPDRKIYEVLEIMNQYKISGVPVVKHGNLVGIITNRDLRFAVDMNANVSDVMTKDNLATAKVGITLEESKAILHERRIEKLLVVDDSGKLQGLITIKDIEKIKKYPNSCKDKLGRLRVGAAVGVGPDMPDRVQKLIEADVDAIVVDTAHGHSMNVLKTIEKIKQRWSSLELIAGNVATPEGTKALIDHGVDAVKIGVGPGSICTTRIVAGVGVPQMTAIMECTEEAAKYDIPIIADGGVKYSGDITKAIAGGADTIMIGSLFGGTEESPGETILFQGRTYKVYRGMGSIEAMKEGSKDRYFQADVKTENKLVPEGVVGRVPYRGPLSAVIYQLIGGVRSGMGYLGCKDIKTLQEKARFMQVTTAGLREAHVHDVDIIKEAPNYRVEL